From Helicobacter sp. MIT 05-5293, one genomic window encodes:
- a CDS encoding 2-hydroxyacyl-CoA dehydratase, with translation MTQKITPNINSWQAGNGSENLIFKSENKREIQRVPFTAEMKETHTILVPMMLPVHFRLLVNILHLHGYKAELLHNDGKGVVDEGLRNVHNDTCYPALLVIGQMIDALKSGQWDLDKVALLITQTGGGCRASNYIYLLRKALNKAGFGKIPVISLNFSGLESNEGFSVTRPMLQNFINAILYGDLIMHIANQCKPYEKNPGDTDAMVSKWVDRITTEGTNEGLKKYSAFKKDMKLILDDFASIPRESAQKVRVGIVGEIYIKFSPLGNNNLEDFLLAENCEVVIPGFIDFCLYCINDTIVGGKMYGGSLMQTLIYRVVYWFFASKQVDMIKAIKKHGVFRAPTAFNHTRDLVEGYVSQGMNMGEGWLLTAEMLELIGQGVENIVCTQPFGCLPNHIVGRGMMKTIKERNPQSNIVSIDYDPGATKVNQENRIKLMLSNAKKAHALSQETAEA, from the coding sequence ATGACACAAAAAATTACACCTAATATCAATTCTTGGCAGGCAGGTAATGGAAGCGAGAATCTTATTTTCAAATCCGAAAATAAGCGTGAGATTCAACGCGTCCCTTTTACAGCAGAGATGAAAGAAACGCACACTATTTTAGTGCCAATGATGCTTCCAGTGCATTTCCGACTTTTAGTTAATATTTTGCACTTGCATGGCTATAAAGCAGAGCTTTTGCACAATGATGGCAAAGGTGTTGTTGATGAAGGATTGCGTAATGTGCATAATGATACTTGTTATCCTGCCTTGCTTGTGATTGGACAAATGATTGATGCGTTAAAAAGCGGTCAGTGGGATTTGGACAAAGTCGCATTGCTTATCACGCAAACCGGTGGAGGTTGTCGTGCGAGTAATTATATTTATTTGTTGCGAAAGGCATTAAACAAGGCTGGGTTTGGCAAGATTCCCGTTATTTCGTTGAATTTTAGCGGACTAGAAAGCAATGAAGGCTTTAGCGTTACAAGACCAATGCTCCAAAACTTTATTAATGCTATCTTATATGGCGATTTGATTATGCACATTGCCAATCAATGTAAGCCTTATGAAAAAAATCCGGGTGATACCGATGCGATGGTAAGTAAGTGGGTCGATCGTATCACCACAGAAGGCACAAATGAAGGCTTGAAAAAATACAGCGCATTTAAGAAAGATATGAAACTCATCTTAGATGATTTTGCAAGTATTCCTAGAGAGAGCGCACAAAAGGTGCGGGTGGGGATTGTCGGTGAGATTTATATTAAATTCTCTCCTTTGGGTAATAATAATCTCGAAGATTTTTTGTTGGCTGAAAATTGTGAAGTTGTGATACCCGGCTTTATTGATTTCTGTCTTTATTGTATTAACGATACGATTGTGGGCGGTAAAATGTATGGCGGGAGTTTGATGCAGACATTGATTTATCGTGTGGTTTATTGGTTTTTTGCAAGCAAACAAGTTGATATGATTAAAGCAATTAAGAAGCATGGTGTATTCAGAGCTCCTACTGCCTTTAACCATACGAGAGATCTTGTAGAGGGATATGTTTCTCAAGGTATGAATATGGGCGAAGGGTGGTTATTGACAGCGGAAATGCTTGAATTAATCGGACAAGGTGTTGAAAATATCGTTTGCACCCAGCCTTTTGGCTGTCTGCCTAATCACATTGTAGGACGAGGTATGATGAAAACGATTAAAGAACGCAATCCTCAAAGCAATATTGTATCGATTGATTATGATCCCGGTGCGACTAAGGTCAATCAAGAAAATCGTATCAAACTAATGCTTAGCAATGCTAAAAAGGCACACGCACTCTCTCAAGAGACAGCCGAAGCTTAA
- a CDS encoding peroxiredoxin, with protein MLVTKPAPDFTAEAIKADGMFEDNFNLYKNIGKNGAVIFFWPKDFTFVCPSEIIAFDHRVKDFAERGINVIGVSIDSKEVHFAWRNTPVKEGGIGAVSFPMVSDITKQISRDYDVLFNGAVALRGSFLIDKNKVIRHAVINDLPLGRNVDEMIRMVDAMLFVEEHGEVCPAGWNKGDKGMKANAKGVAEYLSQNADKL; from the coding sequence ATGTTAGTTACAAAACCTGCGCCAGACTTTACTGCTGAAGCTATCAAGGCTGATGGTATGTTTGAGGATAATTTCAACCTCTATAAAAATATTGGTAAAAATGGAGCGGTAATTTTCTTTTGGCCTAAAGACTTTACTTTCGTTTGTCCTAGTGAAATCATTGCTTTTGACCACAGAGTAAAAGATTTTGCCGAAAGAGGAATCAATGTGATTGGGGTATCTATCGATTCTAAAGAAGTGCATTTTGCATGGAGAAATACACCTGTCAAAGAAGGTGGTATCGGGGCTGTGAGCTTCCCAATGGTGTCAGACATCACTAAGCAAATTTCTCGTGATTATGATGTACTTTTCAATGGTGCAGTCGCTCTTCGCGGTAGCTTTTTGATTGACAAAAACAAAGTCATTCGCCACGCAGTCATTAATGACCTCCCATTAGGACGAAATGTCGATGAAATGATTCGTATGGTTGATGCGATGTTATTTGTTGAAGAACATGGCGAAGTTTGCCCAGCTGGTTGGAATAAAGGTGATAAAGGTATGAAAGCTAACGCTAAAGGTGTAGCAGAATATCTTAGCCAAAACGCAGACAAATTATAA
- the metK gene encoding methionine adenosyltransferase, with translation MKKSFLFTSESVTEGHPDKMADQISDAVLDYILERDKKARVACETLVSNGFCVIAGELKTTVYAPMQEIARKVVKEIGYTDALYGFDYRSAAVLNGIGEQSPDINQGVDREDGEIGAGDQGLMFGYACRETPSLMPLPIWLSHRLTEGLAQKRKDGTLPFLRPDGKSQVTVRYENGVPVSIDTIVISTQHSPETSQSHLKDAVIEEIVQKVLPEKYLNDNIRYFVNPTGKFVIGGPQGDAGLTGRKIIVDTYGGSCPHGGGAFSGKDPSKVDRSAAYAARYVAKNLVASGVCDKAVVQLAYAIGVVEPVSILVDTQGTGKVDDAVLTECVKKVFRLTPKGIIESLDLLRPIYQKTASYGHFGRELSEFSWEKTDKVEAIKDFCGLK, from the coding sequence ATGAAAAAATCCTTTCTCTTTACTTCAGAATCTGTAACCGAAGGACACCCCGACAAAATGGCTGATCAAATCAGCGATGCTGTGCTTGATTATATCTTGGAGCGTGATAAAAAAGCGCGTGTAGCGTGCGAAACCTTAGTAAGCAATGGCTTTTGTGTGATTGCAGGGGAGCTTAAAACAACCGTGTATGCGCCGATGCAAGAAATCGCACGCAAAGTTGTAAAAGAAATCGGCTACACTGATGCGCTTTATGGCTTTGACTATCGCTCTGCAGCGGTGCTTAATGGTATCGGTGAGCAAAGTCCTGATATTAATCAAGGTGTGGATAGAGAAGACGGAGAGATTGGTGCAGGCGACCAAGGGCTGATGTTTGGCTATGCGTGTCGCGAAACACCTTCTCTTATGCCTCTGCCTATTTGGCTCTCTCATCGACTTACAGAGGGATTGGCGCAAAAGCGAAAAGATGGCACATTGCCCTTTTTGCGTCCAGATGGTAAGTCTCAAGTAACTGTGCGCTATGAAAATGGTGTGCCTGTGAGTATTGATACAATCGTGATTTCTACTCAACACAGCCCAGAGACAAGCCAATCTCACCTCAAAGATGCAGTGATTGAAGAAATCGTGCAAAAAGTCTTGCCCGAAAAGTATTTAAACGATAATATCCGCTATTTTGTCAATCCCACCGGGAAATTTGTCATCGGCGGACCACAAGGTGATGCAGGTTTGACAGGGCGTAAAATTATCGTGGATACTTATGGTGGAAGCTGTCCGCATGGCGGTGGGGCATTTAGCGGTAAAGATCCTAGTAAGGTTGATAGGAGCGCAGCGTATGCAGCACGATATGTCGCTAAGAATCTCGTAGCAAGTGGTGTTTGTGATAAGGCTGTTGTGCAGTTAGCCTATGCTATTGGTGTGGTTGAGCCGGTTTCGATTCTTGTCGATACGCAAGGCACAGGCAAAGTCGATGATGCTGTTTTGACTGAATGCGTGAAAAAAGTCTTCCGACTTACACCAAAGGGTATTATAGAATCTCTTGATTTGCTCCGCCCTATTTACCAAAAAACCGCATCTTACGGGCATTTTGGACGAGAATTAAGCGAATTTAGTTGGGAAAAGACAGATAAGGTCGAAGCCATTAAGGATTTTTGTGGCTTAAAATAA
- a CDS encoding L,D-transpeptidase family protein: protein MKKYLAMILLSFFCACVGIVIFYDKPAQILESTQDARITHIMVEKAKRTLSLYAGDEVIKTYTIALGKNPIGHKQFEGDSKTPEGEYVIDSKNPKSRYFLNLGISYPNEADKAYAQNLHKSAGGDIKIHGLPNGFGFAKGLFKLYGDWTDGCIAVDNESMQEIYQLVPVGTIITILP from the coding sequence ATGAAAAAATATCTTGCGATGATATTGCTAAGCTTTTTTTGTGCGTGTGTGGGGATTGTGATTTTTTATGATAAGCCCGCACAGATTCTAGAATCTACACAAGATGCTCGTATCACGCATATCATGGTAGAAAAGGCTAAGCGCACCTTGAGTTTGTATGCAGGTGATGAAGTCATTAAAACTTATACTATTGCCTTAGGGAAAAATCCTATCGGACATAAGCAGTTTGAAGGCGATAGCAAAACACCTGAAGGAGAATATGTGATTGATTCTAAGAATCCCAAATCGCGTTATTTTCTGAATCTCGGCATCAGTTATCCTAATGAAGCTGATAAAGCCTACGCACAAAATCTTCACAAGAGTGCAGGTGGGGATATTAAGATTCACGGGTTGCCTAATGGATTTGGTTTTGCTAAAGGGCTTTTTAAACTCTATGGTGATTGGACTGATGGCTGCATTGCTGTGGATAATGAATCCATGCAAGAGATTTATCAGCTCGTTCCTGTTGGGACAATTATTACAATACTTCCTTAG
- the glnA gene encoding type I glutamate--ammonia ligase — MQKREIDKKAVSDFFRFCEENEVEFIDFRFTDIKGVWHHLSFSISSIDEGSFEGIPFDGSSIPAWQPVNKSDMILIPDPVRYFIDPFTADTTAVVFCDVWDIYKDEPYEKCPRSIVKRAMKHLKESGIGDVAYYGPENEFFVFDSIKIKDSVNCQYYEVDTEEGEWNRTREFEGGVNMGHRPGTKGGYFPVAPVDSMVDLRAEMVKVLNQVGLETFVLHHEVAQGQGEIGVKFGDMLEAADNVQKLKYVVKMVAHLNGKTATFMPKPLYGDNGSGMHVHISIWKEGKNLFAGDAYEGMSQTALHFLGGVLKHARPLAAFTNPSTNSYKRLIPGFEAPSILTYSAQNRSASIRIPYNSGEKAKRMEFRFPDSSSNPYLAFSSLLMAGLDGIRNKIDPGKPMEINLFELTLDEIREKGIKQLPHTLRHAIEEMLADKDYLKVGDVFTEEFIQTYKAYKFETEIWPWEARPHPFEFITTYSC; from the coding sequence ATGCAAAAGAGAGAAATTGACAAAAAAGCCGTCAGTGATTTTTTTCGATTTTGTGAGGAAAACGAAGTTGAATTTATCGATTTTCGTTTTACAGACATCAAGGGCGTATGGCATCATTTAAGTTTTAGCATAAGCTCTATTGATGAAGGAAGTTTTGAAGGTATTCCTTTCGATGGTAGCTCTATCCCTGCATGGCAGCCTGTGAATAAATCTGATATGATTCTTATTCCTGATCCAGTAAGATATTTTATTGATCCTTTTACAGCCGATACGACAGCAGTCGTCTTTTGTGATGTATGGGATATTTATAAAGATGAACCTTATGAAAAATGTCCAAGAAGTATTGTTAAACGCGCTATGAAGCATCTTAAAGAAAGTGGGATTGGCGATGTAGCGTATTATGGTCCCGAAAATGAATTTTTTGTATTTGATAGTATCAAGATTAAAGATTCAGTAAATTGTCAATATTATGAAGTAGATACAGAAGAAGGCGAGTGGAATCGCACACGAGAGTTTGAAGGTGGTGTGAATATGGGGCATCGACCCGGCACAAAAGGCGGGTATTTTCCTGTAGCACCTGTAGATTCTATGGTAGATTTACGCGCTGAAATGGTAAAAGTGCTTAATCAAGTGGGGCTAGAAACTTTCGTCCTTCATCACGAAGTCGCTCAAGGACAAGGTGAGATTGGTGTAAAGTTTGGTGATATGCTTGAAGCGGCTGATAATGTCCAAAAACTTAAATATGTCGTTAAGATGGTCGCACATCTTAATGGTAAAACAGCGACTTTTATGCCTAAACCTCTTTATGGCGATAATGGAAGCGGTATGCATGTGCATATCAGTATATGGAAAGAGGGTAAGAATCTCTTTGCAGGTGATGCCTATGAGGGAATGAGTCAAACTGCCTTGCATTTTTTGGGTGGCGTATTGAAACATGCTCGCCCTTTGGCGGCTTTTACAAATCCTAGCACTAATTCTTATAAGCGTCTTATTCCGGGATTTGAAGCTCCTAGTATTTTGACTTATTCTGCACAGAATCGTTCTGCAAGTATCAGAATCCCTTACAATAGTGGTGAAAAAGCAAAAAGAATGGAATTCCGATTCCCCGATAGCTCGAGCAATCCTTATTTGGCTTTTTCTAGTTTGCTTATGGCAGGGCTTGATGGCATACGCAATAAGATTGATCCGGGCAAACCTATGGAAATTAATCTGTTTGAACTCACACTTGATGAAATTCGCGAAAAAGGCATCAAACAGCTTCCGCATACTTTGCGACATGCGATTGAAGAAATGCTTGCCGATAAAGATTATCTCAAGGTCGGTGATGTCTTTACTGAAGAGTTTATCCAAACTTATAAGGCTTATAAATTTGAAACTGAAATTTGGCCATGGGAAGCGCGCCCACACCCATTTGAATTTATCACAACTTATAGCTGCTAA
- the gltB gene encoding glutamate synthase large subunit, protein MKAVGLYDPSFEHDACGIGAVANIRGIRSYKVINDALKILMSLEHRGGAGAEENSGDGAGILIQMPYEFFSTQDLGFDLPKAGDYAVAQIFFSPNLEAKEAGKSIFLEVLKEQGIEFLGFRVVPINPSDLGKTALAAMPYFLQAFVKRPNDVPRGIDFERKLYVARRIIEKRAINVPKFYICSFSSRTIVYKGMLLSTQLSDFYLDFKDVNMKSAIALVHSRFSTNTFPSWERAHPNRYMVHNGEINTIKGNVDSITAREGLCESEYFEDLNQVFPIIAKPSSDSAMFDNTLEFLSLNGRSLEEAFMMMIPEPWSKNHNMDAKKRAFYEYHSMLMEPWDGPASIIFTDGIIMGASLDRNGFRPSRYYLTKDDFLILASETGALHIDENNIAAKKRLEPGKMLLVDTARGRLVSDTELKEQYANAKPYGKWLENLIRIENLELKGYKETYLDKQQTLLLQKAFGWSYDELKESILPMAQAGKESLAAMGIDTPLAVLDDNPQNLFSYFKQLFAQVTNPPLDAIREEIVTSQRIYLGREGNLLKPSEKNCKRLKLPYPVISNEDLHKIKHLKGFKVAEISILFDYRKQSLEEALDALFHKTLEEIEKGAWIVILSDRGVSENLCAIPSLLAVSGLHSFLVRCNRRTHASLVIETAEPREIHHLACLLGYGATAINPYLVFESIHQLILQGELRINDKEAVKNYIHAASKGIVKIASKMGISTMQSYNGAQIFECVGISSDVIDKYFTSTPSKIEGIGLEQIAKDLLSVHKSAFSSHTNALDSKGNHLYRSGKREHLLDPLVIFKLQESCRRGDYELFKEYSHLVDSKIVNLRDCLEFDFSEAIGIEEVESVESIVKRFKSGAMSYGSISKEAHETLAIAMNRLGAKSNSGEGGENASRYTPLANGDDKSSAIKQVASGRFGVNIEYLVNAKEIQIKVAQGAKPGEGGQLPGFKVYPWIAKARNSTPGVALISPPPHHDIYSIEDLAQLIYDLKNANPHVNISVKLVSESGIGTVAAGVAKAGANIILVSGYDGGTGASPKTSIANAGIPWELGLAETHQTLILNQLRDRVRLETDGKLLTGRDLAIATLLGAEEFGFATAPLIVLGCTMMRVCHMNTCPFGIATQDKELRERFKGKPEDVMNFMRFIAQELREYMAKLGFKTLESMVGRVDKLRQKQLSGKKGMINLDRMIKNLSTYNKTAVHFQGFKDNKLEKTIDYRILLPLCQKAIKERKKIKLSLEVSNLSRTFATMLSSEVTRLYGLKGLAEDSIQIQAIGNAGNSFGAFLNHGIRLEIIGDANDYLGKGLSGGKIIAKTSSAFTLSAEENIIVGNACLYGATKGEVYLDGIAGERFCVRNSGVSAVVLGMGVHGCEYMTGGKVLCLGDVGENFAAGMSGGYAYILGQHNIPRVNKELVDVREINRDDEREIRALLEAHICYTDSKKAKEVLERFSKNDFFKVMPRDYEKAIKALQSCKNESDPELAAFLKISQGIIKD, encoded by the coding sequence ATGAAAGCTGTGGGTTTATATGATCCATCATTTGAACACGATGCGTGCGGTATTGGTGCAGTAGCAAATATTCGCGGAATCCGTTCTTATAAAGTTATTAATGATGCACTGAAAATTTTAATGTCTTTGGAGCATCGTGGTGGAGCTGGAGCAGAAGAAAATAGCGGCGATGGTGCAGGAATCTTAATCCAAATGCCCTATGAATTTTTTAGCACGCAGGATTTAGGCTTTGATTTACCTAAAGCTGGAGATTATGCCGTTGCACAAATCTTTTTCTCTCCGAATCTTGAAGCTAAAGAAGCAGGAAAAAGCATCTTTTTAGAGGTGCTTAAAGAGCAAGGGATTGAGTTTTTAGGATTCCGTGTTGTGCCGATTAATCCGAGTGATTTAGGCAAAACTGCACTTGCGGCGATGCCTTATTTTTTACAAGCTTTTGTCAAACGCCCAAATGATGTCCCTCGCGGCATTGATTTTGAACGCAAACTCTATGTGGCAAGGCGCATCATCGAAAAGCGTGCGATAAATGTGCCAAAATTTTATATTTGTAGTTTTTCTTCACGCACGATTGTTTATAAGGGAATGCTCCTTTCAACGCAATTGAGTGATTTTTATTTAGATTTTAAAGATGTGAATATGAAATCAGCCATTGCGCTTGTGCATTCTCGATTCTCAACTAATACTTTTCCAAGCTGGGAACGCGCTCACCCTAATCGTTATATGGTGCATAATGGTGAAATCAACACTATTAAAGGCAATGTGGATTCTATTACCGCAAGAGAGGGGCTTTGTGAAAGTGAATACTTTGAGGATTTGAATCAAGTATTTCCGATTATTGCTAAGCCTAGCAGCGATTCAGCAATGTTTGATAATACTTTAGAGTTTTTAAGCCTCAATGGGCGGAGTCTCGAAGAGGCTTTTATGATGATGATCCCCGAGCCATGGAGCAAAAACCATAATATGGACGCTAAAAAGCGTGCATTTTACGAGTATCATTCAATGCTAATGGAGCCATGGGACGGACCTGCGTCTATTATTTTTACCGATGGAATCATCATGGGTGCGAGCCTTGACCGCAATGGATTCCGTCCTTCGCGCTATTATTTGACAAAAGATGATTTTTTGATTCTTGCAAGTGAGACAGGTGCGCTTCATATCGATGAGAATAATATCGCTGCAAAGAAACGCTTAGAACCCGGCAAGATGCTCCTTGTCGATACTGCAAGGGGGCGTTTGGTTTCAGATACCGAGCTTAAAGAGCAATACGCTAATGCAAAGCCTTATGGTAAATGGTTGGAGAATCTTATCAGGATTGAGAATCTTGAGCTTAAGGGCTACAAAGAGACTTATTTGGACAAACAACAAACTTTATTGCTTCAAAAAGCTTTTGGTTGGAGTTATGATGAGCTTAAAGAGAGTATTTTGCCTATGGCACAAGCAGGTAAAGAATCTTTAGCCGCAATGGGTATTGATACGCCTTTGGCTGTTTTGGACGATAACCCACAGAATCTTTTTAGTTATTTTAAACAACTCTTTGCACAAGTAACCAACCCGCCGCTTGATGCGATAAGAGAAGAAATCGTAACTTCTCAACGCATTTATTTAGGGCGAGAGGGGAATTTGCTCAAGCCTAGTGAAAAAAATTGTAAGCGTCTCAAGCTCCCTTATCCCGTGATTAGTAATGAGGATTTACATAAAATCAAACACTTGAAAGGCTTTAAGGTCGCAGAGATAAGCATTTTATTTGACTATCGTAAGCAAAGTTTAGAAGAAGCCCTTGATGCGTTGTTTCACAAGACTTTAGAGGAAATTGAAAAGGGCGCGTGGATTGTGATTCTTAGTGATCGAGGTGTGAGTGAGAATCTTTGCGCTATTCCTTCATTGCTTGCTGTATCGGGTCTGCATAGTTTTTTGGTGCGTTGTAATCGTAGGACGCATGCAAGCCTTGTGATTGAGACTGCAGAACCTAGAGAGATTCACCATTTAGCGTGTTTGTTGGGATATGGAGCAACTGCGATTAATCCTTATTTGGTATTTGAAAGTATTCATCAGCTTATTTTGCAAGGTGAGCTTCGTATAAACGATAAAGAAGCAGTCAAAAATTATATTCATGCTGCTTCTAAGGGGATTGTAAAAATCGCATCAAAAATGGGAATCTCGACAATGCAAAGCTATAATGGCGCACAAATATTTGAATGTGTGGGAATCAGTAGCGATGTGATTGATAAATATTTCACCTCTACACCAAGTAAAATCGAAGGTATTGGATTGGAACAAATTGCCAAAGATTTGCTTAGTGTGCATAAAAGTGCATTTAGCTCACACACCAATGCACTAGATTCTAAGGGTAATCATCTTTACAGAAGTGGTAAGAGAGAACATTTGCTTGATCCTCTTGTGATTTTTAAGCTTCAAGAATCTTGTAGGAGAGGAGATTATGAGCTTTTCAAAGAATATTCGCATTTGGTAGATTCTAAGATTGTGAATTTGCGTGATTGCTTGGAGTTTGATTTTAGTGAGGCGATTGGAATTGAGGAAGTAGAGAGTGTAGAAAGCATCGTCAAGCGTTTTAAAAGTGGCGCGATGAGTTATGGTTCGATTTCTAAAGAAGCGCATGAAACACTTGCGATTGCGATGAATCGTCTTGGTGCAAAAAGCAATAGTGGCGAAGGTGGAGAGAATGCGAGCCGTTACACGCCTCTAGCAAATGGTGATGATAAATCAAGTGCGATTAAACAGGTAGCGAGTGGGCGTTTTGGTGTGAATATTGAATATCTTGTGAATGCAAAGGAGATTCAGATTAAAGTCGCTCAAGGGGCAAAACCCGGTGAAGGAGGGCAATTACCCGGCTTTAAGGTGTATCCATGGATTGCAAAAGCGCGAAACTCTACACCCGGTGTGGCACTCATTTCGCCTCCACCTCATCATGATATTTACTCGATTGAAGATTTGGCGCAGCTGATTTATGATCTTAAAAATGCAAATCCTCATGTCAATATCTCTGTCAAGCTTGTTTCAGAATCTGGCATTGGCACAGTAGCTGCAGGGGTCGCAAAGGCTGGAGCAAATATTATCCTTGTTTCGGGTTATGATGGTGGCACAGGAGCTAGTCCAAAAACCTCAATCGCTAATGCGGGGATTCCATGGGAGTTAGGATTAGCAGAAACACATCAAACATTGATTCTCAATCAATTGCGTGATAGGGTGCGCTTGGAAACTGACGGCAAGCTTTTGACGGGTCGTGATTTGGCGATTGCTACGCTTTTGGGTGCAGAAGAATTTGGCTTTGCGACTGCGCCTTTAATCGTGCTAGGTTGCACAATGATGCGTGTGTGCCATATGAATACTTGTCCTTTTGGTATTGCGACACAAGATAAGGAATTACGCGAGCGATTCAAGGGTAAGCCCGAAGATGTGATGAATTTTATGCGTTTTATTGCTCAAGAATTGCGTGAATATATGGCAAAGCTTGGATTTAAGACGCTCGAATCGATGGTAGGGCGTGTGGATAAACTGCGCCAAAAACAACTTAGCGGTAAGAAAGGAATGATCAATCTTGACAGAATGATTAAAAATCTTAGCACTTACAATAAAACAGCGGTGCATTTTCAAGGATTTAAAGATAATAAGCTTGAAAAAACGATTGATTATAGAATCTTGCTTCCGCTTTGCCAAAAAGCAATCAAGGAGCGTAAAAAAATCAAGCTAAGCCTAGAAGTATCAAATCTTTCCCGCACTTTTGCTACGATGCTTTCTAGTGAAGTTACAAGGCTTTATGGTTTGAAGGGCTTGGCTGAAGATTCTATTCAGATTCAGGCTATTGGTAATGCAGGCAATAGTTTTGGAGCATTTTTAAATCATGGAATCCGCTTAGAGATCATTGGCGATGCGAATGATTATTTGGGCAAAGGGCTAAGCGGAGGAAAAATCATTGCTAAAACCTCAAGTGCTTTCACTTTGAGTGCGGAAGAAAATATTATCGTAGGTAATGCGTGTTTGTATGGAGCGACAAAAGGTGAAGTGTATCTTGATGGTATTGCAGGAGAGCGGTTCTGTGTGCGCAATTCCGGTGTGAGTGCTGTCGTGCTAGGAATGGGTGTGCATGG